The Syngnathus scovelli strain Florida chromosome 13, RoL_Ssco_1.2, whole genome shotgun sequence genome has a window encoding:
- the ark2n gene encoding protein ARK2N isoform X3: protein MKMADLEKTEEFVDAECPSERLDEAQSTTTSVQDEHLKTETTTSTSSPPREKEDDSPLHTEGEQSLLSMPCLMKELRRDSPESQQASTGSEKPASRHVYESDSSNPCMLSPSSSGHLADSDTLSSGGEGGREETETKMEADVDKDADRQPSGRKSRRSRSESEAPPNAMAAKKNRCQPAGAGGPEKQINGKQAKVKGHRSQKHKERMRLLRQKREAAARKKYNLLQDSSTSDSELTCDSSTSSSDDDDDDTSGGSKTIKTDIPGHAEAETSHNKDGRQHKGRISIASSDSEVEIVGVQENARCAHPCGGVIKSLSSCTDDHSAERSAAPNTTTQLWTCVSPQSNWVSPPEVVDLTLDEENSGHKHLP, encoded by the exons ATGAAGATGGCTGATTTGGAGAAGACAGAAGAATTTGTTGATGCAGAGTGTCCCTCCGAGCGCCTCGACGAAGCACAATCAACCACCACGTCAGTCCAGGATGAACATCTCAAAACCGAGACTACCACAAGTACCAGTTCCCCCCCAAGGGAAAAGGAGGATGATAGCCCCTTGCACACAGAGGGTGAGCAGAGTCTCCTCTCCATGCCCTGTTTGATGAAGGAGCTTCGCAGAGACTCCCCCGAGTCGCAGCAGGCCTCCACGGGGAGCGAAAAACCGGCTTCCCGTCACGTCTACGAGAGCGACTCCTCCAACCCGTGCATGCTCTCCCCTTCATCCAGCGGCCACTTGGCAGACTCTGACACGCTCTCCTCGGGGGGTGAAGGCGGCAGAGAGGAGACGGAAACTAAAATGGAAGCCGACGTCGACAAAGATGCCGACAGGCAACCCAGCGGGAGGAAATCCCGGCGATCGCGTTCGGAGAGCGAGGCGCCGCCCAACGCGATGGCGGCAAAAAAGAACCGCTGTCAGCCAGCGGGAGCAGGCGGGCCGGAGAAGCAGATCAACGGCAAGCAGGCCAAGGTGAAAGGCCACCGCAGCCAGAAACACAAGGAGCGGATGCGCCTGCTGCGGCAGAAGCGCGAGGCGGCGGCGCGGAAGAAATACAACCTGCTGCAGGACAGCAGTACCAGCGACAGCGAGCTCACGTGCGACTCCAGCACCAGCTCCtctgacgacgacgatgacgacacCTCGGGAGGCAGCAAGACAATCAAGACGGATATTCCAG gCCACGCGGAAGCGGAGACGTCGCACAACAAGGACGGGCGGCAACACAAGGGCCGGATCAGCATCGCGTCGTCCGACAGCGAGGTGGAGATTGTAGGCGTGCAGGAGAACGCTCG ATGCGCCCACCCTTGCGGCGGCGTGATCAAGAGCTTATCCTCGTGCACCGACGACCATTCGGCCGAGAGGTCCGCCGCCCCCAATACGACAACACAGCTGTGGACATGCGTCTCCCCTCAATCCAATTGGGTATCCCCGCCAGAGGTGGTAGACCTCACGCTGGACGAGGAGAACAGCGGGCACAAACACTTACCgtag
- the ark2n gene encoding protein ARK2N isoform X1 yields the protein MKMADLEKTEEFVDAECPSERLDEAQSTTTSVQDEHLKTETTTSTSSPPREKEDDSPLHTEGEQSLLSMPCLMKELRRDSPESQQASTGSEKPASRHVYESDSSNPCMLSPSSSGHLADSDTLSSGGEGGREETETKMEADVDKDADRQPSGRKSRRSRSESEAPPNAMAAKKNRCQPAGAGGPEKQINGKQAKVKGHRSQKHKERMRLLRQKREAAARKKYNLLQDSSTSDSELTCDSSTSSSDDDDDDTSGGSKTIKTDIPDGPPVVGHYDISDTDSNQESMKVEKVRPSVIKRELETLRGQDMAPRSGCIRALSSVAGHAEAETSHNKDGRQHKGRISIASSDSEVEIVGVQENARCAHPCGGVIKSLSSCTDDHSAERSAAPNTTTQLWTCVSPQSNWVSPPEVVDLTLDEENSGHKHLP from the exons ATGAAGATGGCTGATTTGGAGAAGACAGAAGAATTTGTTGATGCAGAGTGTCCCTCCGAGCGCCTCGACGAAGCACAATCAACCACCACGTCAGTCCAGGATGAACATCTCAAAACCGAGACTACCACAAGTACCAGTTCCCCCCCAAGGGAAAAGGAGGATGATAGCCCCTTGCACACAGAGGGTGAGCAGAGTCTCCTCTCCATGCCCTGTTTGATGAAGGAGCTTCGCAGAGACTCCCCCGAGTCGCAGCAGGCCTCCACGGGGAGCGAAAAACCGGCTTCCCGTCACGTCTACGAGAGCGACTCCTCCAACCCGTGCATGCTCTCCCCTTCATCCAGCGGCCACTTGGCAGACTCTGACACGCTCTCCTCGGGGGGTGAAGGCGGCAGAGAGGAGACGGAAACTAAAATGGAAGCCGACGTCGACAAAGATGCCGACAGGCAACCCAGCGGGAGGAAATCCCGGCGATCGCGTTCGGAGAGCGAGGCGCCGCCCAACGCGATGGCGGCAAAAAAGAACCGCTGTCAGCCAGCGGGAGCAGGCGGGCCGGAGAAGCAGATCAACGGCAAGCAGGCCAAGGTGAAAGGCCACCGCAGCCAGAAACACAAGGAGCGGATGCGCCTGCTGCGGCAGAAGCGCGAGGCGGCGGCGCGGAAGAAATACAACCTGCTGCAGGACAGCAGTACCAGCGACAGCGAGCTCACGTGCGACTCCAGCACCAGCTCCtctgacgacgacgatgacgacacCTCGGGAGGCAGCAAGACAATCAAGACGGATATTCCAG ACGGGCCTCCAGTAGTGGGTCACTATGATATTTCAGACACTGATTCTAACCAGGAGAGTATGAAAGTGGAGAAAGTCCGGCCCAGTGTGATAAAGCGCGAGCTAGAAACACTCAGAGGCCAGGATATGGCGCCTCGCTCCGGGTGTATAAGAGCTCTGAGCTCCGTGGCAG gCCACGCGGAAGCGGAGACGTCGCACAACAAGGACGGGCGGCAACACAAGGGCCGGATCAGCATCGCGTCGTCCGACAGCGAGGTGGAGATTGTAGGCGTGCAGGAGAACGCTCG ATGCGCCCACCCTTGCGGCGGCGTGATCAAGAGCTTATCCTCGTGCACCGACGACCATTCGGCCGAGAGGTCCGCCGCCCCCAATACGACAACACAGCTGTGGACATGCGTCTCCCCTCAATCCAATTGGGTATCCCCGCCAGAGGTGGTAGACCTCACGCTGGACGAGGAGAACAGCGGGCACAAACACTTACCgtag
- the ark2n gene encoding protein ARK2N isoform X2, which produces MKMADLEKTEEFVDAECPSERLDEAQSTTTSVQDEHLKTETTTSTSSPPREKEDDSPLHTEGEQSLLSMPCLMKELRRDSPESQQASTGSEKPASRHVYESDSSNPCMLSPSSSGHLADSDTLSSGGEGGREETETKMEADVDKDADRQPSGRKSRRSRSESEAPPNAMAAKKNRCQPAGAGGPEKQINGKQAKVKGHRSQKHKERMRLLRQKREAAARKKYNLLQDSSTSDSELTCDSSTSSSDDDDDDTSGGSKTIKTDIPAGFRRASERSRVGSHIHGLLDSGSWDRNGISSVLEEAMTRFAVMQRQTEERFRVWMEKLAHLDSDDSSKRSSDAPEGGQQQPQPPQGARPSPASSFLPSSESAETMAAYVLARASNNAAATSGNNNNILPEAVTQNGNVPDPGLLNV; this is translated from the exons ATGAAGATGGCTGATTTGGAGAAGACAGAAGAATTTGTTGATGCAGAGTGTCCCTCCGAGCGCCTCGACGAAGCACAATCAACCACCACGTCAGTCCAGGATGAACATCTCAAAACCGAGACTACCACAAGTACCAGTTCCCCCCCAAGGGAAAAGGAGGATGATAGCCCCTTGCACACAGAGGGTGAGCAGAGTCTCCTCTCCATGCCCTGTTTGATGAAGGAGCTTCGCAGAGACTCCCCCGAGTCGCAGCAGGCCTCCACGGGGAGCGAAAAACCGGCTTCCCGTCACGTCTACGAGAGCGACTCCTCCAACCCGTGCATGCTCTCCCCTTCATCCAGCGGCCACTTGGCAGACTCTGACACGCTCTCCTCGGGGGGTGAAGGCGGCAGAGAGGAGACGGAAACTAAAATGGAAGCCGACGTCGACAAAGATGCCGACAGGCAACCCAGCGGGAGGAAATCCCGGCGATCGCGTTCGGAGAGCGAGGCGCCGCCCAACGCGATGGCGGCAAAAAAGAACCGCTGTCAGCCAGCGGGAGCAGGCGGGCCGGAGAAGCAGATCAACGGCAAGCAGGCCAAGGTGAAAGGCCACCGCAGCCAGAAACACAAGGAGCGGATGCGCCTGCTGCGGCAGAAGCGCGAGGCGGCGGCGCGGAAGAAATACAACCTGCTGCAGGACAGCAGTACCAGCGACAGCGAGCTCACGTGCGACTCCAGCACCAGCTCCtctgacgacgacgatgacgacacCTCGGGAGGCAGCAAGACAATCAAGACGGATATTCCAG CTGGCTTCAGACGTGCGTCGGAGAGATCCAGAGTGGGCTCCCACATTCACGGGCTGCTGGACAGCGGCTCTTGGGACAGGAACGGCATCAGCAGCGTGTTGGAGGAGGCCATGACACGCTTCGCCGTCATGCAGCGCCAGACCGAAGAGCGCTTCCGCGTCTGGATGGAAAAGCTCGCGCACCTCGACTCGGACGACTCGTCCAAGCGCTCGAGCGACGCCCCCGAAGGCGGGCAACAGCAGCCGCAACCTCCCCAAGGAGCGCGCCCTTCGCCCGCTAGTTCCTTTTTGCCGTCGTCCGAGTCCGCCGAGACGATGGCCGCCTACGTGTTGGCGCGGGCGAGCAACAACGCCGCCGCCACTTCcggaaacaacaacaacatcctACCTGAAGCGGTCACTCAGAACGGAAACGTTCCGGATCCCGGTCTCTTGAATGTTTAG